One region of Baekduia soli genomic DNA includes:
- a CDS encoding CBS domain-containing protein: MSRIHGEPNAPGDELRFALAGPAVTAVILVGLVPLRLALGGVLPAWATALLDYQIYVTAAILVFNLLPAFPLDGGRVLRALLWRRSGDREAATARAAATGRAFGFALIALGVLAFLEGSPGGLWFALVGGFVVVAAAAEQQGAQTQHALGGYTVGDLMTPDPATVGAAWTLQDAATAGFGRHLYSAFPVVDDRGRAVGLLSLADLRAVPAGRRSAARVDEVMARDPELLVEPGLPAIELLGRPAFAARGRAVVLGPDGSPAGLISVTDLERRLRADALLEPAVRGR; encoded by the coding sequence GTGTCGCGCATCCACGGCGAGCCGAACGCGCCCGGCGACGAGCTGCGCTTCGCGCTGGCCGGCCCGGCGGTCACCGCCGTGATCCTCGTCGGCCTCGTGCCGCTGCGCCTGGCGCTGGGCGGCGTGCTGCCCGCCTGGGCGACGGCGCTGCTGGACTACCAGATCTACGTCACCGCGGCCATCCTGGTGTTCAACCTGCTGCCGGCGTTCCCGCTGGACGGCGGCCGCGTGCTGCGGGCGCTGCTGTGGCGGCGCAGCGGCGACCGGGAGGCCGCGACGGCGCGCGCGGCCGCGACCGGGCGCGCGTTCGGCTTCGCGCTCATCGCCCTCGGCGTCCTGGCCTTCCTGGAGGGCTCGCCGGGCGGCCTGTGGTTCGCGCTGGTGGGCGGCTTCGTCGTGGTGGCCGCCGCGGCCGAGCAGCAGGGAGCCCAGACCCAGCACGCGCTGGGCGGCTACACCGTCGGCGACCTCATGACCCCCGACCCGGCGACGGTCGGCGCCGCCTGGACGCTGCAGGACGCCGCGACGGCCGGGTTCGGGCGCCACCTCTACTCGGCGTTTCCCGTCGTCGACGACCGGGGCCGCGCCGTCGGGCTGCTGTCGCTGGCCGACCTGCGCGCGGTGCCCGCCGGCCGGCGGTCCGCCGCCCGCGTCGACGAGGTCATGGCGCGCGATCCCGAGCTGCTCGTCGAGCCCGGCCTGCCCGCCATCGAGCTGCTCGGGCGCCCTGCGTTCGCGGCCCGCGGGCGCGCGGTGGTGCTCGGCCCCGACGGGTCGCCGGCCGGTCTGATCTCGGTCACCGACCTCGAGCGCCGGCTGCGCGCCGACGCCCTGCTGGAGCCCGCGGTCCGCGGGCGCTGA
- a CDS encoding heavy metal translocating P-type ATPase, with translation MNDTARGPGAGAGPAWRAERGFAVLAAFALAAIVAGLVLHAGDHRHAAQLVWGATVVAVGLPLVVSVAATLAHGRMGVDVIALVAMAGALALGETLAGAVVGLMLAGGNALEAVAGRRARRELSALLARAPAVAHRRTGDRLEEVPVDALQIGDVVVVRTGEIVAVDGILVSHAAVLDESALTGESLPATIAQGGMVRSGTANAGSPFDLRASRPAAASAYAAIVRLVRDAQADRAPFVRLADRYAALLLPVTLLAAGGAWALSGDAHRALAVIVVATPCPLILAAPIALVCGVSRAARGGIIVKGAGVIERLGRIRSVLLDKTGTLTLGTPQIERIEVLDGLPEAEVLRAAASLDQLSTHVLAEALVREAHGRALELAFPEDVHEEPGEGIEGVVGGRRVCVGSPDWVRRRGDGALLAPSAGPDRAGELGLAKIAVGVDGRAAGVIVMADRLRPDAAGLITELRHGGVAHVAMVSGDRAAVAESVGESLGLDRVWSERSPQDKLEVVRAVRAQPGLSPVLMVGDGVNDAPALAIADVGIAMGTLGATASSDAADAVITVPSIAAVAEALRIGRRSLGIATQSVLAGMALSFVAMGCAAAGLIPPVAGALLQEGIDVAVILNALRALRA, from the coding sequence ATGAACGACACGGCGCGGGGCCCGGGCGCAGGTGCCGGCCCGGCGTGGCGCGCCGAGCGCGGGTTCGCCGTGCTGGCCGCGTTCGCGCTGGCCGCCATCGTCGCCGGCCTCGTGCTGCACGCCGGCGACCATCGCCATGCCGCGCAGCTCGTGTGGGGCGCCACCGTCGTCGCGGTGGGTCTGCCGCTGGTGGTGTCGGTGGCCGCGACGCTGGCGCACGGGCGGATGGGCGTCGACGTCATCGCCCTCGTCGCCATGGCCGGCGCCCTGGCTCTGGGCGAGACGCTGGCCGGCGCCGTGGTCGGCCTCATGCTGGCCGGCGGCAACGCGCTGGAGGCCGTCGCGGGCCGGCGCGCCCGCCGCGAGCTGTCGGCGCTGCTGGCCCGCGCGCCGGCCGTCGCACACCGCCGCACCGGCGACCGCCTCGAAGAGGTGCCCGTCGACGCGCTGCAGATCGGCGACGTCGTCGTCGTGCGCACGGGCGAGATCGTCGCCGTCGACGGGATCCTGGTCTCGCACGCGGCCGTGCTGGACGAGTCGGCGCTGACCGGCGAGTCGCTGCCCGCGACGATCGCCCAGGGCGGGATGGTGCGCAGCGGCACGGCCAACGCCGGCTCGCCGTTCGACCTGCGGGCCTCGCGGCCGGCGGCCGCGAGCGCCTACGCCGCGATCGTGCGCCTCGTCCGCGACGCGCAGGCCGACCGGGCGCCGTTCGTGCGCCTCGCCGACCGCTACGCGGCGCTGCTGCTGCCGGTCACGCTGCTGGCCGCCGGCGGCGCCTGGGCGCTCAGCGGGGACGCCCACCGCGCGCTGGCCGTCATCGTCGTCGCGACGCCGTGCCCGCTCATCCTCGCCGCGCCGATCGCGCTGGTGTGCGGCGTCTCGCGCGCCGCACGCGGCGGCATCATCGTCAAGGGCGCCGGGGTCATCGAGCGCCTGGGGCGCATCCGCAGCGTGCTGCTGGACAAGACGGGGACGCTCACGCTCGGAACGCCGCAGATCGAGCGCATCGAGGTGCTCGACGGCCTGCCCGAGGCCGAGGTCCTGCGCGCCGCCGCCTCGCTGGACCAGCTGTCCACGCACGTCCTGGCCGAGGCGCTGGTGCGCGAGGCCCACGGCCGCGCCCTGGAGCTCGCGTTCCCCGAGGACGTCCACGAGGAGCCGGGGGAGGGCATCGAGGGCGTCGTGGGCGGCCGCAGGGTCTGCGTCGGCAGCCCCGACTGGGTGCGCCGCCGCGGCGACGGCGCCCTGCTCGCGCCGTCGGCCGGGCCCGACCGCGCGGGGGAGTTGGGGCTCGCCAAGATCGCCGTCGGCGTCGACGGGCGCGCCGCGGGCGTCATCGTCATGGCCGACCGGCTGCGCCCCGACGCCGCCGGGCTCATCACCGAGCTGCGCCACGGCGGGGTCGCGCACGTCGCGATGGTCTCCGGCGACCGCGCCGCGGTCGCCGAGAGCGTGGGCGAGAGCCTCGGCCTGGACCGCGTGTGGTCCGAGCGGTCCCCCCAGGACAAGCTCGAGGTCGTCCGCGCCGTGCGGGCCCAGCCGGGCCTGTCGCCGGTCCTCATGGTCGGCGACGGCGTCAACGACGCGCCGGCGCTGGCGATCGCCGACGTCGGGATCGCGATGGGCACGCTCGGAGCCACGGCGTCCTCGGACGCCGCCGACGCGGTGATCACCGTGCCGAGCATCGCCGCGGTCGCCGAGGCGCTGCGCATCGGCCGGCGGTCGCTGGGCATCGCGACCCAGAGCGTGCTGGCCGGCATGGCGCTGAGCTTCGTCGCCATGGGTTGCGCCGCCGCCGGGCTCATCCCGCCCGTCGCCGGCGCCCTCCTGCAGGAGGGCATCGACGTGGCGGTCATCCTCAACGCCCTGCGCGCGCTGCGCGCCTGA
- a CDS encoding response regulator transcription factor, protein MTDDDEITIVLADDHGVVRSGLRMLLDAEEGFRVLAEAATVDDAVRLAKAHRPTVLVLDLNMPGRQTTSSLDVLPALSADLPQTRVVILTMQEDPQFARTALGAGAKGYVLKEAADAELVEAVRRAAAGEVYLNPRLGAQIAAAPPEPAGPPDDLTEREVEVLRLIALGHTNGDIGQQLFLSVRTVESHRAHIQQKLRRTTRAELVRYALDRGLLDEG, encoded by the coding sequence GTGACCGACGACGACGAGATCACCATCGTCCTGGCCGATGACCACGGCGTCGTGCGGAGCGGCCTGCGTATGCTGCTCGACGCCGAGGAGGGCTTCCGAGTCCTGGCCGAGGCCGCGACGGTCGACGACGCCGTGCGCCTGGCCAAGGCCCACCGCCCGACCGTGCTCGTGCTCGACCTCAACATGCCGGGGAGGCAGACGACCTCGAGCCTGGACGTGCTGCCCGCCCTCTCCGCCGACCTGCCCCAGACGCGCGTCGTCATCCTCACCATGCAGGAGGACCCGCAGTTCGCCCGCACCGCGCTGGGCGCCGGGGCCAAGGGCTACGTGCTGAAGGAGGCCGCCGACGCCGAGCTCGTCGAGGCGGTGCGGCGGGCGGCCGCCGGCGAGGTGTACCTCAACCCGCGCCTGGGCGCGCAGATCGCCGCCGCCCCGCCCGAGCCGGCCGGACCGCCCGACGACCTCACCGAGCGCGAGGTGGAGGTCCTGCGGCTCATCGCGCTGGGCCACACCAACGGCGACATCGGCCAGCAGCTCTTCCTCTCCGTGCGCACGGTGGAGTCCCATCGGGCCCACATCCAGCAGAAGCTGCGGCGCACGACCCGCGCCGAGCTCGTCCGCTACGCGCTGGACCGCGGGCTGCTCGACGAGGGCTGA
- a CDS encoding FAD:protein FMN transferase, giving the protein MSAASATATWTALGTTASVTVTDPGALAAARSAVHDELEAIDAACSRFDERSELSRLNARAGRTTHVGPLLLEALETALRAARLTGGLVDPTIGAALVLAGYDEDFVRLPTGPRRPLRAVRVAGWQTVALDAESATVTVPRGVLLDLGATAKALAADRAAAAAARCAPQAGVVVNLGGDLAVAGRPPPGGWAVRVTDDHRAGPGAPGQTVSVRSGGLATSSTTVRRWAGDRHHVLDPATGLPAAGCWRTASVAAATCVDANIASTAAIILGRDAEAWLARHDLPARLVDGEGAACAVGAWPAEPVAA; this is encoded by the coding sequence ATGAGCGCCGCGTCGGCCACTGCGACGTGGACGGCGCTGGGCACGACGGCGAGCGTCACCGTGACCGACCCCGGCGCCCTGGCGGCCGCGCGCTCGGCGGTGCACGACGAGCTGGAGGCCATCGACGCCGCCTGCAGCCGCTTCGACGAGCGGTCCGAGCTCAGCCGCCTCAACGCGCGCGCCGGCCGCACGACGCACGTCGGGCCGCTGCTGCTGGAGGCCCTGGAGACCGCGCTGCGTGCCGCGCGGCTGACCGGCGGCCTCGTCGACCCCACCATCGGCGCCGCGCTCGTGCTCGCCGGCTACGATGAGGACTTCGTCCGCCTGCCGACGGGGCCGCGGCGCCCCCTGCGGGCCGTGCGCGTCGCGGGCTGGCAGACCGTGGCCCTCGACGCCGAGTCGGCGACGGTGACCGTCCCGCGCGGCGTGCTGCTCGACCTCGGGGCGACGGCCAAGGCCCTGGCGGCCGACCGCGCCGCCGCGGCCGCCGCGCGATGCGCCCCGCAGGCCGGCGTCGTCGTCAACCTCGGCGGCGACCTCGCCGTCGCCGGGCGGCCGCCGCCCGGCGGATGGGCCGTGCGGGTGACCGACGACCACCGCGCGGGGCCCGGCGCACCGGGGCAGACCGTGAGCGTGCGCTCCGGCGGCCTGGCGACGTCGAGCACGACGGTGCGCCGGTGGGCCGGCGACCGCCACCACGTGCTCGACCCGGCCACGGGCCTGCCCGCCGCGGGGTGCTGGCGCACGGCCTCCGTCGCGGCGGCCACCTGCGTGGACGCCAACATCGCCAGCACGGCCGCGATCATCCTCGGGCGCGACGCCGAGGCGTGGCTGGCGCGGCACGACCTGCCCGCGCGCCTCGTGGACGGCGAGGGCGCGGCGTGCGCCGTCGGCGCATGGCCGGCCGAGCCCGTGGCCGCGTGA
- a CDS encoding DUF2231 domain-containing protein, whose product MIHLSELHGAATHLAVVAIPLFAVLYALRRAGVGGAVVVRAELWALGACVFGVAAAGVTGLLVWGQAQTTLRGQAFREGTAHFWIGIGIALLVAVPAAAHVKAWRRGMRRPRARIFGAVAALAVLGVIVQGYLGGRMTYEHGVGIDQGGQFAQTAIGAEKLNIELASGLAPKAAGQEAFTAQGLGCARCHGDLAQGQRGPALAGGVELENFRGVHGHGLFPAAVVTDRDFQAIDAWLRTLPRTGRRGD is encoded by the coding sequence ATGATCCACCTCTCCGAGCTGCACGGGGCGGCCACGCATCTGGCCGTCGTCGCGATCCCCCTGTTCGCGGTGCTCTACGCGCTGCGCCGCGCCGGCGTCGGGGGCGCCGTCGTCGTCCGCGCCGAGCTGTGGGCGCTGGGCGCCTGCGTCTTCGGCGTGGCCGCCGCGGGCGTCACCGGCCTGCTCGTCTGGGGCCAGGCGCAGACGACCCTGCGCGGCCAGGCCTTCCGCGAGGGCACCGCCCACTTCTGGATCGGGATCGGCATCGCCCTGCTCGTCGCCGTGCCCGCCGCCGCCCACGTCAAGGCCTGGCGGCGCGGCATGCGCCGCCCGCGCGCGCGGATCTTCGGCGCCGTCGCGGCCCTGGCCGTCCTCGGGGTCATCGTGCAGGGCTACCTCGGGGGCCGCATGACCTACGAGCACGGCGTGGGCATCGACCAGGGCGGCCAGTTCGCCCAGACCGCGATCGGCGCCGAGAAGCTCAACATCGAGCTGGCCTCGGGCCTGGCGCCCAAGGCCGCCGGCCAGGAGGCGTTCACCGCCCAGGGCCTGGGCTGCGCGCGCTGCCACGGCGACCTGGCCCAGGGCCAGCGCGGGCCCGCTCTGGCCGGCGGCGTCGAGCTCGAGAACTTCCGCGGCGTCCACGGCCACGGCCTGTTCCCGGCCGCCGTCGTGACCGACCGCGACTTCCAGGCCATCGACGCCTGGCTGCGCACGCTGCCGCGCACGGGCCGCCGCGGCGACTGA
- a CDS encoding universal stress protein: MTEPVVVAVSEARTAHDAVTLGVTMARLLDAPLVLAAVAVTPPAPAATVVPGWSPAITDAADHVDRLHGELDRLAATLPADVRPGVRVLAAPTAVAGLWEACDLEHAGLLVLGESHLGPVLRTLRGDVALGAVRHGGCAVLVARPAGDGLAVGPPKTIGVAWDRSPEAAEALAVATDLAVRAGALLRILYVAPMIGAGDHELAVVTAAAAERVPAQEVLMAGDPGQRLIEAGDDLDLLVAGSRRTGPLSRVALGSVGAALTHHARCPVLVVPRGARVPAAA; this comes from the coding sequence ATGACCGAGCCCGTCGTCGTCGCCGTCTCCGAGGCCCGCACCGCCCACGATGCCGTCACGCTCGGCGTCACGATGGCGCGCCTGCTGGATGCGCCGCTCGTCCTGGCCGCCGTGGCGGTCACGCCGCCCGCGCCGGCCGCCACCGTCGTGCCCGGCTGGTCGCCCGCGATCACCGATGCGGCCGACCACGTCGATCGCCTGCACGGTGAGCTGGACCGACTGGCCGCCACGCTGCCCGCCGACGTGCGCCCAGGCGTCCGCGTGCTCGCCGCGCCGACGGCCGTCGCGGGCCTGTGGGAGGCGTGCGACCTCGAGCATGCCGGCCTGCTCGTGCTCGGCGAGAGCCATCTCGGCCCGGTGCTGCGGACGCTGCGCGGCGACGTCGCCCTCGGCGCGGTGCGCCACGGCGGCTGCGCGGTGCTGGTCGCCCGACCCGCCGGCGACGGGCTCGCGGTGGGCCCGCCGAAGACGATCGGCGTCGCGTGGGACCGCTCGCCCGAGGCCGCCGAGGCGCTGGCGGTGGCCACCGACCTCGCCGTGCGCGCCGGCGCGCTGCTGCGGATCCTGTACGTCGCGCCGATGATCGGCGCGGGCGACCACGAGCTCGCCGTCGTCACGGCCGCTGCGGCCGAGCGGGTGCCCGCGCAGGAGGTCCTCATGGCGGGCGATCCGGGGCAGCGGCTCATCGAGGCCGGCGACGACCTCGACCTGCTCGTGGCCGGGTCGCGGCGCACCGGCCCGCTCAGCCGGGTGGCCCTCGGCAGCGTCGGCGCCGCGCTGACCCACCATGCGCGCTGCCCCGTGCTCGTCGTGCCGCGCGGCGCGCGCGTGCCGGCCGCGGCATGA
- a CDS encoding universal stress protein produces MFSKIMVGVDETPQSRDAAALGEALCRATDADLLLVAAYQDPLLPFPLTFARDVHRARDARATLATARSTWAPSGHTLAVPDFSPARALRRVARDEHVDLLVLGSARDTEPGRVHAGRTGRQVLHDAAGAVVLAVAGRREHEPRLTRIVVGVDESPESADAFETARALARGAGGELVAVGVVDDRLPVDSVPFGEIVELSRWDEIIAERRAHVEALLEERIGADERVTRDVRVGDPVGELAEAARGADLLVVGSRRWGALDRVVIGSTAEELCRRGPCSVMVVPRPAHGSPEDERHAVGSSGRAGGR; encoded by the coding sequence GTGTTCAGCAAGATCATGGTCGGAGTGGACGAGACCCCGCAGTCGCGCGACGCCGCGGCCCTGGGCGAGGCCCTGTGCCGTGCCACCGACGCCGACCTCCTGCTCGTCGCGGCCTACCAGGACCCGCTGCTGCCGTTCCCGCTGACGTTCGCCCGCGACGTCCATCGCGCCCGCGACGCCCGCGCCACGCTGGCCACCGCGCGCTCGACCTGGGCGCCCAGCGGCCACACGCTGGCCGTCCCCGACTTCTCCCCGGCACGCGCCCTGCGCCGCGTGGCCCGCGACGAGCACGTCGACCTGCTCGTGCTGGGCTCGGCCCGCGACACCGAGCCGGGCCGCGTCCACGCCGGCCGCACGGGCCGCCAGGTGCTGCACGACGCCGCCGGCGCCGTGGTGCTCGCCGTCGCCGGCCGCCGCGAGCACGAGCCGCGGCTGACCCGCATCGTCGTCGGTGTCGACGAGTCGCCCGAGTCCGCCGACGCCTTCGAGACCGCTCGCGCCCTGGCGCGCGGCGCCGGCGGCGAGCTCGTCGCGGTGGGCGTCGTGGACGACCGCCTGCCCGTCGACTCCGTGCCGTTCGGCGAGATCGTCGAGCTGTCGCGCTGGGACGAGATCATCGCCGAGCGCCGCGCCCACGTCGAGGCGCTGCTCGAGGAGCGCATCGGGGCCGACGAGCGCGTGACCCGCGACGTCCGCGTCGGCGATCCCGTCGGCGAGCTGGCCGAGGCCGCCCGCGGCGCCGACCTCCTCGTCGTCGGCTCGCGCCGCTGGGGCGCGCTGGACCGCGTCGTGATCGGCAGCACCGCCGAGGAGCTCTGCCGCCGGGGACCGTGCTCGGTGATGGTCGTGCCGCGCCCGGCCCATGGGTCGCCCGAGGACGAGCGCCACGCGGTCGGCTCCTCGGGGCGCGCCGGCGGGCGCTGA
- a CDS encoding response regulator transcription factor yields the protein MARLLIVEDDEGIRVPLARALEREGYAVDGCADGREAVARGTAEDHDLIIIDVGLPGLDGLEVCRRIRAERPGVPIVFLTAQDGELDIVDGLDAGADDYITKPFGVAELLARVRSQLRRTTVDRVEAGDIRVDVASRRAFKGDEELELSPKEFDLLALLVREAGRVVTRERIMSEVWDENWFGSTKTLDMHVSWLRRKLGEDANDPRHLQTVRGVGLRLEP from the coding sequence GTGGCCCGTCTGCTCATCGTCGAGGATGACGAGGGGATCCGCGTCCCCCTGGCGCGCGCGCTGGAGCGCGAGGGCTACGCCGTGGACGGCTGCGCCGACGGCCGCGAGGCCGTCGCGCGCGGCACCGCGGAGGACCACGACCTCATCATCATCGACGTCGGGCTGCCGGGCCTCGACGGGCTGGAGGTCTGCCGGCGCATCCGCGCCGAGCGCCCCGGCGTGCCCATCGTCTTCCTCACCGCCCAGGACGGCGAGCTGGACATCGTCGACGGCCTGGACGCCGGCGCCGACGACTACATCACCAAGCCGTTCGGCGTCGCCGAGCTGCTCGCCCGGGTGCGCTCCCAGCTGCGGCGCACGACCGTCGACCGCGTCGAGGCAGGCGACATCCGGGTCGACGTCGCCTCGCGCCGGGCGTTCAAGGGCGACGAGGAGCTCGAGCTCTCGCCGAAGGAGTTCGACCTGCTCGCCCTGCTCGTGCGCGAGGCCGGGCGCGTGGTCACGCGCGAGCGGATCATGAGCGAGGTCTGGGACGAGAACTGGTTCGGCTCGACCAAGACGCTGGACATGCACGTCTCCTGGCTGCGCCGCAAGCTCGGCGAGGACGCCAATGACCCGCGCCACCTGCAGACGGTCCGCGGCGTGGGGCTCCGGCTCGAGCCGTGA
- a CDS encoding sensor histidine kinase has product MTVRRRLTTSTALIALAAVVVLGLPLGAVESARVRSDRTGRLEREADAVAGVLEDRIERHQTLTAAQLAPLVHRGHRVTVVAGGRTVQAGARLTGTVVTVRSGVLRAGSITASAPASEISDRIWRSWLLIAGFGVGGILVATGLAAVQARRLSRPLESVARTSARLGEGDFSVRAARSGVPEIDAIGQALDTSAERIAELVAREREFSSNVSHQLRTPLTALRLRLEESARAGDAEELRLELEAALVEADRLERMIAELLAYSRSATSGRKVPVALDAVVAEQGAAWAGLFRRAGRRLTLRAGAPVRAFASPGTVGQVLDVLLDNALVHGAGDVVVEVTADERLATIAVQDGGPGVPEADAERIFDRGATRAGGTGIGLHLARALAAADGATLRLASPAPARFELRLRRQDPARRDGATRRGVLLPSLPAPVGSGDGHGGAAGHDEQGARGSVHQPLGDAAQQQPPNRAAGA; this is encoded by the coding sequence GTGACCGTCCGCCGCCGGCTCACGACGTCGACCGCCCTCATCGCGCTGGCCGCCGTCGTGGTGCTCGGCCTCCCGCTCGGCGCGGTGGAGAGCGCCCGCGTCCGCTCGGACCGCACGGGGCGCCTGGAGCGCGAGGCCGACGCCGTGGCCGGCGTGCTCGAGGACCGCATCGAGCGCCACCAGACCCTCACCGCCGCGCAGCTGGCTCCGCTGGTCCACCGCGGACACCGCGTCACGGTGGTCGCCGGCGGCCGCACGGTGCAGGCCGGGGCGCGGCTGACGGGCACGGTCGTCACGGTGCGCTCCGGCGTGCTGCGCGCCGGGTCCATCACGGCCTCGGCCCCGGCGTCGGAGATCAGCGACCGCATCTGGCGCTCGTGGCTGCTCATCGCGGGCTTCGGCGTCGGCGGCATCCTCGTGGCCACGGGCCTGGCGGCCGTGCAGGCCCGCCGCCTGTCGCGGCCGCTGGAGAGCGTCGCGCGGACGTCGGCGCGGCTGGGCGAGGGCGACTTCTCCGTGCGCGCCGCGCGCTCCGGGGTGCCGGAGATCGACGCGATCGGGCAGGCGCTGGACACCAGCGCCGAGCGCATCGCCGAGCTCGTCGCGCGCGAGCGGGAGTTCTCGTCCAACGTCTCCCACCAGCTGCGCACGCCGCTGACGGCGCTGCGGCTGCGGCTCGAGGAGAGCGCGCGTGCCGGCGACGCCGAGGAGCTGCGCCTGGAGCTCGAGGCCGCGCTCGTGGAGGCCGACCGCCTTGAGCGGATGATCGCCGAGCTGCTGGCCTACTCCCGCTCGGCGACCAGCGGGCGCAAGGTGCCCGTCGCCCTCGACGCCGTCGTCGCCGAGCAGGGCGCCGCGTGGGCGGGGCTCTTCCGTCGCGCCGGGCGCCGGCTGACGCTGCGCGCCGGCGCGCCCGTGCGCGCGTTCGCCTCGCCCGGGACGGTCGGGCAGGTCCTGGACGTGCTGCTCGACAACGCGCTGGTCCACGGCGCCGGCGACGTCGTCGTCGAGGTCACCGCCGACGAGCGCCTGGCGACGATCGCGGTCCAGGACGGCGGGCCGGGCGTGCCCGAGGCCGACGCCGAGCGGATCTTCGACCGCGGGGCGACGCGCGCGGGCGGCACGGGCATCGGCCTGCACCTCGCGCGGGCGCTGGCGGCCGCCGACGGCGCCACGCTGCGGCTCGCCTCGCCGGCGCCGGCGCGCTTCGAGCTGCGTCTGCGCCGCCAGGACCCGGCGCGCCGCGATGGGGCGACGCGCCGTGGGGTGCTGCTGCCGTCGCTCCCGGCGCCCGTCGGGTCAGGCGACGGGCACGGCGGCGCCGCGGGGCACGACGAGCAGGGGGCACGGGGCTCGGTGCACCAGCCCCTCGGCGACGCTGCCCAGCAGCAGCCGCCGAACCGGGCCGCGGGCGCGTGA
- a CDS encoding bifunctional aminoglycoside phosphotransferase/ATP-binding protein, translated as MTGPQTAAGPPADLERLPGVEIRETHASRVYLYGDRAYKLRKPVRFPFLDQSTPQARRALALEEVRLNQQLAPGTYLGVRPVDRPDGEDVVVEMRRFDEADTLACRVADGRVAPGTLRDLGARLARFHAGCARTGTGGVRAALGRVQANAAELAELLGPDLTAAELWAVARPLEAFALRRAATLQGRAVAGAWREGHGDLRADHVVVDAGGLRIVDRLEFDVSLRTDDVGCDLAFLLMDLESRGAGEAAAEVLDAYRGAGGDPGDDALVAFWSAYRATVSAKVALLRARQPGGEAARERAVALVALARRLAWRTRTARIVVVCGPPAAGKSTLAAELGRRRGVPVLSSDVVRKAAGGLAATQRAPAEAYSAAASLHVYEELGARAAAALAFHGGAVVDATMGAAASRAAFADALRGAGPVVFAQCSVPAAEADRRARARLGDAARVSDAGPQIAAALRERWEPLDEVGASAHVVLRADRPAGATADELERRLDGGGA; from the coding sequence ATGACCGGTCCGCAGACCGCCGCCGGACCGCCCGCCGACCTCGAGCGCCTGCCCGGCGTGGAGATCCGCGAGACCCACGCCTCCCGCGTCTACCTCTACGGCGACCGGGCCTACAAGCTCCGCAAGCCCGTGCGGTTCCCGTTCCTGGACCAGTCCACGCCGCAGGCCCGGCGGGCGCTCGCGCTCGAGGAGGTCCGGCTCAATCAGCAGCTGGCGCCGGGCACCTACCTCGGGGTGCGGCCGGTCGACCGGCCCGACGGCGAGGACGTCGTCGTCGAGATGCGGCGCTTCGACGAGGCCGACACGCTCGCGTGCCGGGTGGCCGACGGGCGCGTGGCGCCCGGCACCCTGCGCGACCTCGGCGCGCGGCTGGCCCGCTTCCACGCGGGCTGCGCGCGCACGGGGACCGGCGGGGTCCGCGCCGCGCTCGGACGGGTGCAGGCCAACGCCGCCGAGCTCGCCGAGCTGCTGGGCCCCGACCTGACCGCCGCCGAGCTCTGGGCCGTCGCGCGGCCGCTGGAGGCCTTCGCCCTGCGCCGCGCCGCGACGCTGCAGGGCCGCGCCGTCGCCGGTGCCTGGCGGGAGGGCCACGGCGACCTGCGCGCCGACCACGTCGTCGTCGACGCCGGCGGGCTGCGGATCGTCGACCGCCTCGAGTTCGACGTGTCGCTGCGCACCGACGACGTGGGCTGCGACCTCGCGTTCCTGCTCATGGACCTCGAGTCGCGCGGCGCGGGCGAGGCGGCCGCCGAGGTGCTCGACGCCTACCGCGGCGCCGGCGGCGACCCGGGCGACGACGCGCTCGTGGCGTTCTGGTCGGCCTACCGCGCGACCGTGTCGGCCAAGGTCGCGCTCCTGCGCGCCCGCCAGCCCGGGGGCGAGGCCGCGCGTGAGCGCGCCGTCGCGCTCGTCGCGCTCGCGCGACGGCTGGCCTGGCGCACGCGGACGGCGCGCATCGTCGTCGTCTGCGGCCCGCCCGCCGCGGGCAAGTCCACGCTGGCCGCCGAGCTCGGCCGCCGGCGCGGCGTGCCCGTGCTGTCCTCCGACGTCGTGCGCAAGGCCGCCGGCGGCCTGGCCGCGACGCAGCGGGCGCCCGCGGAGGCCTACTCGGCCGCCGCCTCGCTGCACGTCTACGAGGAGCTCGGCGCCCGGGCCGCCGCGGCCCTGGCCTTCCACGGCGGCGCGGTCGTCGACGCGACGATGGGCGCCGCCGCCTCCCGCGCCGCCTTCGCCGACGCGTTGCGCGGCGCGGGCCCCGTCGTCTTCGCGCAGTGCAGCGTCCCGGCCGCCGAGGCCGACCGGCGCGCACGCGCACGGCTGGGCGACGCGGCGCGGGTCTCGGACGCCGGGCCCCAGATCGCGGCGGCGCTGCGCGAGCGCTGGGAGCCGCTGGACGAGGTCGGCGCCTCCGCGCACGTCGTGCTGCGCGCCGACCGCCCGGCGGGGGCGACCGCCGACGAGCTCGAGCGCCGCCTGGACGGCGGCGGGGCCTGA